The proteins below come from a single Hyperolius riggenbachi isolate aHypRig1 chromosome 8, aHypRig1.pri, whole genome shotgun sequence genomic window:
- the LOC137527467 gene encoding trichohyalin-like, with product MPIGQKAKKQVRLSSPHFLRPKKGTARKCSVLPGLFYCTRLVSSSELEQSKLQLEESKQQLEESKLQLEENKLQLEESKLQLEESKQQLEESKQQLEESKQQLEESKQQLEESKQQLEESKQQLEESKQQLEESKQQLEESKLQLKSKQQLKSKQQLEESKLQLEESKQQLEESKQQLEESKQQLEESKQQLEESKQQLEESKLQLEESKLQLEQNKLQLEENKLQLEENKLKLEESKLQLEESKLQLEESKQQLEESKQQLEESKLQLEQNKLQLEQNKLQLEESKLQLEGSKQQLEGSKQQLEESKLQLEQCKLQLEQCKLQLEESKLQLEESKLQLEESKQQLEESKLQLEESKLQLEESKLQLEGSKQQLEGSKQQLEESKLQLEESKQQLEESKQHLEKSKLQLEESMQQLKRKQQLKSKQQLEESKLQLEESKQQLEESKQQLEESKQQLEESKLQLEESKLQLEESKLQLEESKLQLEESKQQLKSTQQLEESKLQLEDSKLQLEESKQQLEESKLQIEESKLRLEESKQQLGESKQQLEESKLQLEESMQQLGEQAAVRREQAAVRREQAAVRGEQAAVRGEQAAVRGEQAAVRGEQAAVKEQAAVKEQAALEQNKLQLEQNKLQLEENKLQLEESKLQLEQCKLQLEESKLQLEESKLQLEESKLQLEESKLQLEESKLQLEQCKLQLEESKLQLEESKLQLEGSKQQLEGSKQQLEESKLQLEESKQQLEESKQHLEKKNKLQLEESKQQLEESKQQLEESKQQLEESKLQLEESKLQLEESKLQLEESKLQLKSTQQLEESKLQLEESKLQLEESKLQLEESKLQLEESKLQLEESKLQLEESKQQLEESKLQLEDSKLQLEESKQQLEESKLQIEESKLRLEESKQQLGDSKQQLEESKLQLEESMQQLGEQAAVRREQAAVRGEQAAVRGEQAAVRGEQAAVKEQAAVKEQAAVRGEQAAVRGEQAAVR from the exons AGCAGTGAGTTAGAGCAGAGCAAGCTGCAGTTAGAGGAGAGCAAGCAGCAGCTAGAGGAGAGCAAGCTGCAGTTAGAAGAGAACAAGCTGCAGTTAGAGGAGAGCAAGCTGCAGTTAGAGGAGAGCAAGCAGCAGTTAGAGGAGAGCAAGCAGCAGTTAGAGGAGAGCAAGCAGCAGTTAGAGGAGAGCAAGCAGCAGTTAGAGGAGAGCAAGCAGCAGTTAGAGGAGAGCAAGCAGCAGTTAGAGGAGAGCAAGCAGCAGTTAGAGGAGAGCAAGCAGCAGCTAGAGGAGAGCAAGCTGCAGTTAAAGAGCAAGCAGCAGTTAAAGAGCAAGCAGCAGTTAGAGGAGAGCAAGCTGCAGTTAGAGGAGAGCAAGCAGCAGTTAGAGGAGAGCAAGCAGCAGTTAGAGGAGAGCAAGCAGCAGTTAGAGGAGAGCAAGCAGCAGTTAGAGGAGAGCAAGCAGCAGTTAGAGGAGAGCAAGCTGCAGTTAGAGGAGAGCAAGCTGCAGTTAGAGCAGAACAAGCTGCAGTTAGAGGAGAACAAGCTGCAGTTAGAGGAGAACAAGCTGAAGTTAGAGGAGAGCAAGCTGCAGTTAGAGGAGAGCAAGCTGCAGTTAGAGGAGAGCAAGCAGCAGTTAGAGGAGAGCAAGCAGCAGTTAGAGGAGAGCAAGCTGCAGTTAGAGCAGAACAAGCTGCAGTTAGAGCAGAACAAGCTGCAGTTAGAGGAGAGCAAGCTGCAGTTAGAGGGAAGCAAGCAGCAGTTAGAGGGGAGCAAGCAACAGTTAGAGGAGAGCAAGCTGCAGTTAGAGCAGTGCAAGCTGCAGTTAGAGCAGTGCAAGCTGCAGTTAGAGGAGAGCAAGCTGCAGTTAGAGGAGAGCAAGCTGCAGTTAGAGGAGAGCAAGCAGCAGTTAGAGGAGAGCAAGCTGCAGTTAGAGGAGAGCAAGCTGCAGTTAGAGGAGAGCAAGCTGCAGTTAGAGGGAAGCAAGCAGCAGTTAGAGGGAAGCAAGCAACAGTTAGAGGAGAGCAAGCTGCAGTTAGAGGAGAGCAAGCAGCAGTTAGAGGAGAGCAAGCAGCACTTAGAGAAGAGCAAGCTGCAGTTAGAGGAGAGCATGCAGCAGTTAAAGAGAAAGCAGCAGTTAAAGAGCAAGCAGCAGTTAGAGGAGAGCAAGCTGCAGTTAGAGGAGAGCAAGCAGCAGTTAGAGGAGAGCAAGCAGCAGTTAGAGGAGAGCAAGCAGCAGTTAGAGGAGAGCAAGCTGCAGTTAGAGGAGAGCAAGCTGCAGTTAGAGGAGAGCAAGCTGCAGTTAGAGGAGAGCAAGCTGCAGTTAGAGGAGAGCAAGCAGCAGTTGAAGAGCACACAGCAGTTAGAGGAGAGCAAGCTGCAGTTAGAGGACAGCAAGCTGCAGTTAGAGGAGAGCAAGCAGCAGTTAGAGGAGAGCAAGCTGCAGATAGAGGAGAGCAAGCTGCGGTTAGAGGAGAGCAAGCAGCAGTTAGGGGAGAGCAAGCAGCAGTTAGAGGAGAGCAAGCTGCAGTTAGAGGAGAGCATGCAGCAGTTAGGAGAGCAAGCTGCAGTTAGAAGAGAACAAGCTGCAGTTAGAAGAGAACAAGCTGCAGTTAGAGGAGAGCAAGCAGCAGTTAGAGGAGAGCAAGCTGCAGTTAGAGGAGAGCAAGCTGCAGTTAGAGGAGAACAAGCTGCAGTTAAAGAGCAAGCAGCAGTTAAAGAGCAAGCTGCA TTAGAGCAGAACAAGCTGCAGTTAGAGCAGAACAAGCTGCAGTTAGAGGAGAACAAGCTCCAGTTAGAGGAGAGCAAGCTGCAGTTAGAGCAGTGCAAGCTGCAGTTAGAGGAGAGCAAGCTGCAGTTAGAGGAGAGCAAGCTGCAGTTAGAGGAGAGCAAGCTGCAGTTAGAGGAGAGCAAGCTGCAGTTAGAGGAGAGCAAGCTGCAGTTAGAGCAGTGCAAGCTGCAGTTAGAGGAGAGCAAGCTGCAGTTAGAGGAGAGCAAGCTGCAGTTAGAGGGAAGCAAGCAGCAGTTAGAGGGGAGCAAGCAACAGTTAGAGGAGAGCAAGCTGCAGTTAGAGGAGAGCAAGCAGCAGTTAGAGGAGAGCAAGCAGCACTTAGAGAAGA AGAACAAGCTGCAGTTAGAGGAGAGCAAGCAGCAGTTAGAGGAGAGCAAGCAGCAGTTAGAGGAGAGCAAGCAGCAGTTAGAGGAGAGCAAGCTGCAGTTAGAGGAGAGCAAGCTGCAGTTAGAGGAGAGCAAGCTGCAGTTAGAGGAGAGCAAGCTGCAGTTAAAGAGCACACAGCAGTTAGAGGAGAGCAAGCTGCAGTTAGAGGAGAGCAAGCTGCAGTTAGAGGAGAGCAAGCTGCAGTTAGAGGAGAGCAAGCTGCAGTTAGAGGAGAGCAAGCTGCAGTTAGAGGAGAGCAAGCTGCAGTTAGAGGAGAGCAAGCAGCAGTTAGAGGAGAGCAAGCTGCAGTTAGAGGACAGCAAGCTGCAGTTAGAGGAGAGCAAGCAGCAGTTAGAGGAGAGCAAGCTGCAGATAGAGGAGAGCAAGCTGCGGTTAGAGGAGAGCAAGCAGCAGTTAGGGGATAGCAAGCAGCAGTTAGAGGAGAGCAAGCTGCAGTTAGAGGAGAGCATGCAGCAGTTAGGAGAGCAAGCTGCAGTTAGAAGAGAACAAGCTGCAGTTAGAGGAGAGCAAGCAGCAGTTAGAGGAGAGCAAGCTGCAGTTAGAGGAGAACAAGCTGCAGTTAAAGAGCAAGCAGCAGTTAAAGAGCAAGCTGCAGTTAGAGGAGAGCAAGCTGCAGTTAGAGGAGAGCAAGCTGCGGTTAGATGA